Proteins from one Mus caroli chromosome 3, CAROLI_EIJ_v1.1, whole genome shotgun sequence genomic window:
- the Fam241a gene encoding uncharacterized protein FAM241A, with product MCSARKLLRGGAGSAGGECDEDGAAPAGRVEEPEHGASPRRRRPQDEGEQDIEEPQNHSGEPIGDDYKKMGTLFGELNKNLLNMGFTRMYFGERIVEPVVVLFFWLMLWFLGLQALGLVAVLCLVIIYVQQ from the exons ATGTGCTCGGCCAGGAAGCTGCTGCGGGGCGGCGCCGGCAGCGCCGGCGGGGAGTGCGACGAGGACGGGGCGGCGCCGGCCGGGCGGGTTGAGGAGCCGGAGCACGGGGCGAGCCCGCGGCGCCGGCGGCCGCAGGACGAGGGCGAGCAG gaTATTGAAGAACCACAGAACCACTCTGGCGAACCCATTGGAGATGACTACAAAAAGATGGGAACACTTTTTGGTGAACTGAACAAAAACCTCCTCAACATGGGCTTCACAAGGATGTATTTTGGAGAACGAATTGTGGAACCAGTAGTGGTCCTTTTCTTTTGGCTTATGCTATGGTTCCTGGGCCTGCAAGCCCTTGGACTCGTTGCTGTTCTTTGCCTTGTCATTATTTATGTACAGCAGTAA